A window of the bacterium genome harbors these coding sequences:
- a CDS encoding class I SAM-dependent methyltransferase has protein sequence MIDHASTPAAVSSVYDQAVQEEGFSETHRYLLQQIPPNCRVLELGPASGYMTRALAERGCQVDAIELNEMDAQKAAPFCHRLIVGSAEEEASFSSLQGPYQVALMADILEHLRQPEKTLQRIRHLLAPEGLALVSLPNIVYWRMRLEFLRGRFEYTDMGTLDRTHLRFFTLHTAAAMFKAAGFRVEKVETPTPQEASWRTLKQWLRAIAPSLFAFNFVFHLRLAGRESQA, from the coding sequence ATGATTGATCATGCTTCGACTCCGGCAGCAGTCTCCTCGGTTTACGACCAGGCGGTGCAAGAGGAAGGCTTCTCGGAAACCCATCGCTATCTGCTGCAACAGATACCGCCCAACTGCCGCGTGCTCGAGCTGGGACCGGCCTCCGGTTACATGACACGCGCCCTGGCTGAGCGCGGCTGCCAGGTCGATGCCATCGAGTTGAACGAGATGGATGCGCAGAAAGCCGCGCCCTTTTGCCACCGGCTCATCGTCGGCTCGGCGGAAGAGGAGGCCAGTTTCTCCTCCCTGCAGGGCCCCTATCAAGTCGCTTTGATGGCGGATATTTTGGAGCATCTGCGCCAGCCGGAGAAAACGCTGCAGCGTATCCGGCACCTGCTGGCGCCCGAGGGTCTGGCGCTGGTTTCGCTTCCCAACATCGTTTACTGGCGCATGCGCCTGGAATTTCTGCGCGGCCGGTTCGAGTACACGGACATGGGTACGCTCGATCGCACGCACCTCCGCTTTTTCACGTTGCACACCGCCGCCGCCATGTTCAAAGCTGCCGGATTCCGCGTCGAAAAGGTGGAGACGCCCACCCCACAAGAGGCGAGCTGGCGCACGCTCAAACAATGGCTGCGGGCGATCGCACCGTCCTTGTTTGCCTTTAATTTTGTTTTTCATTTGCGCTTGGCGGGCAGAGAAAGCCAAGCCTGA
- a CDS encoding polysaccharide biosynthesis C-terminal domain-containing protein gives MSFLRKSSLTLASRIAIVLLGFLLSALTARFLGPEGKGAYAVLTLMPMLVAQVFSLGLTNANIFLIGQARAELGPAAENALAFSLVSGAVAIGLYWLLRPWADALLFKGIAPPLTALAAWTFPFYILFLIFNYLALADDDIPGYNLPNLGRQVLLLFGFLLLAWAQSLEVTNAMRWWSAVNVLVALQTCWLVFRRARFGLGWHPKLFRETLRYGLKTYLGIVLYLLSWRLDFILCNSLLDAAAVGYYSTAAAVAEMLWFVPQTLSVVLLPQASRLSELEARQLTSRVCRFTFWLSLLAALLLGLLAHPIVTLIFGPAFAPAVPALWLLLPGVVMYAISNLLTSHLVGRGHPWENNYALALAFVSNLGINLYAIPRFGILGAALASSLSYSLATIYLLRAYQRLSGASLPEMIVPRRDDLHIIKNLRLSLTRND, from the coding sequence ATGAGCTTTCTGCGCAAGAGTTCGCTCACGCTGGCGAGCCGCATCGCCATCGTCCTCCTCGGCTTCCTCCTCTCTGCTTTAACCGCCCGCTTTCTGGGTCCGGAGGGCAAAGGTGCCTATGCCGTGCTGACGCTCATGCCCATGCTAGTGGCGCAAGTGTTCAGTCTCGGCCTCACTAATGCGAACATATTTCTGATCGGGCAGGCACGGGCGGAGCTGGGCCCGGCTGCTGAAAACGCGCTTGCCTTCTCGCTGGTCTCCGGCGCAGTGGCAATCGGGCTTTACTGGCTGCTGCGACCGTGGGCAGATGCGTTGCTGTTCAAAGGCATCGCGCCGCCGCTGACCGCGCTCGCGGCCTGGACTTTTCCGTTCTACATTCTGTTTTTGATCTTCAACTATCTCGCGCTGGCGGACGACGATATTCCCGGCTACAACCTGCCCAATCTCGGCCGACAAGTGCTCTTGCTGTTCGGTTTTCTGCTGTTGGCGTGGGCGCAAAGTCTGGAGGTGACCAACGCCATGCGGTGGTGGAGCGCGGTGAATGTGCTCGTGGCTCTGCAGACTTGTTGGCTGGTTTTTCGGCGCGCGCGCTTTGGCCTGGGCTGGCATCCCAAATTGTTTCGTGAGACGCTGCGTTACGGACTCAAGACCTACCTCGGCATCGTGCTCTATCTGCTGAGCTGGCGCCTCGATTTCATTCTCTGCAATTCCTTGCTCGACGCGGCAGCAGTGGGTTATTATTCGACTGCAGCGGCGGTGGCGGAAATGCTTTGGTTCGTGCCACAGACCCTGTCCGTGGTGCTGCTGCCGCAAGCCTCCCGGCTCTCCGAACTCGAGGCGCGACAGCTCACGTCGCGCGTTTGCCGTTTCACATTTTGGCTCTCGCTGCTGGCGGCGCTGCTGTTGGGTCTGCTGGCTCATCCCATCGTGACGCTGATTTTCGGACCGGCATTTGCGCCGGCGGTGCCGGCTCTGTGGCTACTGTTGCCGGGCGTCGTGATGTATGCAATCAGCAATCTGCTCACCAGCCATCTCGTCGGCCGCGGCCATCCCTGGGAAAACAACTATGCGTTGGCCCTGGCCTTTGTTTCGAATCTCGGCATCAATCTCTACGCGATCCCACGCTTCGGCATTCTGGGCGCAGCGCTGGCCAGCTCGCTCTCTTACAGTCTGGCTACGATCTATTTGCTGCGCGCCTATCAACGTCTGAGCGGCGCCTCGCTGCCGGAGATGATCGTGCCGCGGCGCGACGATCTTCACATCATCAAGAACCTCAGACTCTCACTAACACGAAATGATTGA
- a CDS encoding O-antigen ligase family protein: MAVPAPESRFDQWLLLLQTFALFALAAFVNFSIAGAHLSLGLLTLTFLVQLVRTRAHGNWAALALGFEWPLLAFTLACLIATLLSQAPFESLRNLRHLLTVLGAYGVAYALRNHPHWRKPLLWTFLAVAAGTAGYGLLRFLLGAHVKVMGTQSTTMTWGALATMFALIATQVALAAPAKRERALALLALLPQLPALLFSMVRGAYVGYAAGVFYLLARQWRRALPIAAVVLVLAFLFSPAALQQRILSIFDPNVTTTQVRLVQWQYALQIFADHPLFGVGWRDLAALTRSYAPPGTNMNEGIAFDVFHIGHYHSTYFTLLVSVGAVGLLAFGWLMVQVWRRLGWVLAQGNPEAKPLMRGVRAAMIGFLVSGLFDWTFGDAEVVTMFWFLIGFGLGQVEPAHASPSGSESAAA, encoded by the coding sequence ATGGCTGTGCCTGCCCCGGAATCGCGCTTCGACCAATGGCTGCTCTTGCTCCAGACTTTTGCTCTGTTCGCCCTGGCTGCGTTCGTGAATTTTTCCATTGCCGGCGCCCATCTCAGTCTGGGATTGCTGACGCTCACTTTTCTCGTGCAGCTTGTCCGAACACGCGCGCACGGCAATTGGGCGGCACTCGCACTCGGTTTTGAATGGCCGCTGCTCGCCTTCACCCTCGCCTGCCTGATTGCCACGCTCCTCTCTCAGGCACCGTTCGAGAGTCTGCGCAACCTGCGGCATCTGCTCACCGTGCTGGGTGCTTACGGTGTCGCTTATGCCTTGCGCAATCATCCCCACTGGCGCAAACCGCTGCTCTGGACCTTTCTGGCGGTGGCAGCCGGAACCGCCGGCTACGGCCTGCTGCGTTTCCTGCTCGGTGCGCACGTCAAAGTCATGGGGACGCAATCGACCACCATGACGTGGGGCGCGCTCGCGACCATGTTTGCGTTGATCGCGACGCAAGTCGCCCTTGCCGCGCCGGCCAAACGCGAACGCGCGCTGGCGTTGCTCGCGCTGCTGCCGCAATTGCCGGCGCTGTTGTTCAGCATGGTGCGGGGCGCTTATGTGGGCTACGCGGCCGGCGTGTTCTACCTGCTTGCCCGGCAATGGCGGCGCGCCCTGCCCATTGCGGCAGTGGTGCTGGTGCTGGCCTTTCTATTTTCGCCCGCGGCGCTGCAGCAAAGAATACTGAGCATCTTTGATCCCAACGTCACCACCACGCAGGTGCGACTGGTGCAGTGGCAATACGCGCTGCAGATTTTCGCCGACCATCCGCTGTTCGGCGTGGGCTGGCGCGACCTGGCCGCGCTGACGCGCAGCTATGCGCCGCCCGGCACCAACATGAATGAAGGCATCGCCTTTGATGTCTTTCATATCGGCCATTATCACAGCACCTACTTCACGCTACTCGTCAGCGTGGGCGCGGTGGGATTGCTCGCTTTTGGCTGGTTGATGGTGCAGGTCTGGCGTCGCCTCGGCTGGGTGCTGGCTCAAGGAAACCCGGAGGCGAAACCTTTGATGCGCGGCGTGCGCGCGGCCATGATCGGCTTTCTGGTTTCCGGCCTTTTCGATTGGACTTTCGGAGACGCCGAGGTGGTCACCATGTTTTGGTTTCTCATCGGCTTTGGCCTGGGGCAGGTGGAGCCTGCTCACGCTTCGCCCTCCGGCAGTGAATCGGCCGCAGCATGA